The genome window CGGACAGCAGCCCGGCGGCGCGCCCCTTGTACGCGGTCTCTTCCTTCACCATGCCTTCGTAGTGGCGGCCGACGAACACCATGCGTCCCTGTGCGGCGCGGTTCAGATCGACACGCAGGCGGTCGGTGATGATGTTCTTATTGATGCGGGAGGAACTTTCGTTGCGGAAAAATTCGGCGTCGATGATGACCTTGGGCGGGGTTTTGGCGCCCGCCAGCGACGGATTGGTCAGCATGTCGCGCATCATCTTGTCGGTCATCGCCTGGATGTCCTGCGACTCGATCCCCACGCCTGACAACTGGCCGGTGGAGGAAGGATCTTCATACACCGTGGGGCTGCCCGGCGCGTTCTCGATGGTGGAGGCGGAATAGGTGGCGCAACCGCCCAGCGTCAGCAGGCAGCACACCGTCAGGAAGATTCTGGCCGATCCATTCATGGAAGCGATTCCTTTATGGTTGAAGTTGCGGGTCCGATGACGGGTGAGGATGTCTCCTCGAATATAACCCATAACCTCCGGGGGGGCAAAACAACTTTGGCCGTG of Nitrospina watsonii contains these proteins:
- a CDS encoding penicillin-binding protein activator LpoB, producing the protein MGYIRGDILTRHRTRNFNHKGIASMNGSARIFLTVCCLLTLGGCATYSASTIENAPGSPTVYEDPSSTGQLSGVGIESQDIQAMTDKMMRDMLTNPSLAGAKTPPKVIIDAEFFRNESSSRINKNIITDRLRVDLNRAAQGRMVFVGRHYEGMVKEETAYKGRAAGLLSGDYRLGGRITTLDQINPTTGRASRYHQIIFEMVDLNNSAIVWTGIYDFRKSARDDIIYR